AAGCTAGTTATCTTACCTTTTCACTCAGAGGCCAGCGGGAACTAACTTTAGGCTTCTGTTGAcaaattcctctctctctccctcacactgtgTGGTTGAAGAACTGATACAGTGGGAAGACAAAAGGATGTCACCCCTTCGTAAAACTGGCAGTGAAATGTACACTGCAGAGcctttggtttcatcagacaaagCACATAAAATGGGCTTTAAGTTGAGAACAATGTTAAGGAATTTACAATTTAGATCAATACTATTCTGATGAAGACCGGCACTTTTTAAATCAGACTAAGACTAAGAATaagactgttcctaggccgtcattgtagataataatttgttcttaactgacttgtctagttaaataaaggttcaataaaaaaaataaaaaaatgtaaaatgctACTCTGTTGAATACCAGCACTTTTTAATCAGACTAATGTCTTGATAGGAGCAGCTCTTCTGACTGTAGTCTTCATTAGAGTACTTCTCGACTCCGTAATAAGAGCATAGTATACTGTAAATCTGGAATTGTTTAATGTGTGAGTACTAGTACTGTTATTTATCATTTGATTGggacatactgtatgtattagTTCTTATCTTAACGACTCCATAATGATTTATTTATGTATACTGTCAACGTGTTGGCTAAGTATCGCATGCTGTCAAGACAACTAGGTGCTAAGAAGGAGTTTGTGATACTTAGACCTGGTGACAACACCAATTAGACAGAAAATAAGCCTCTATTTTACCAACAAGTCATTAACCCTCCTAATCATCCAGCCAAGCTGCCAGCTAACCTCAGGTCTTCAGGAACCATCCTGGTGATGACAGACTGACAAGGTGTGAGGGGTTAGAGTCTGTCTGATGGGTCCTGATGAGTCCTTAGGGGAGGCTTGCAACCTGGGGATCATTCCCCTCCCTGACCTTGAGGTGGTGTGGGTTGAGACAGACAGGGGTATCTGCATGAGTAGTAGAGGGCAGGTGGAGGGTGTTGTTGTTAGCGAGCTTTAGCTAATCCCTGTGTTTGGGATGAGACTACTGATGGACTTAAACTCACATGATCTTCAAAGAGAGGTGACAACCCAAAACAACCAATCAGGGGAGGAGGGTTGGGCATATTATCTGGATGGGTGTATCCAAAGGTATATTTTAATTCAACCTGATTAGAGTGAATTTATGTATTTGATCAGACCTTTTCAACTGCTTCTGTGCTCCCTGGATATATTGTATACAAAAAAGATGTGAGTACTCCATTGTAGTCCTGAGTACACAAGAATCCCTTTTTATTCCTCTTATATTGCATTTAATTGCATAATTGTGAATGTAAATATCATGCTATCCTTCTCATCTGTTTATCATGAATGTTATTGTTCACAGCTACATTATGACTCACTAGGTGTCCAGTTTAAATGTTCCAGTTGAcgctcattcatctctccctgtctgcccCAAGTGAGCCcatttctccactcctccctggGGTGACAGTCCTTAATGCTCTGAGCCAGAGGCCCTTTCCTGGGCAAATACGAGCCTTGGGGGTTGGCAACCTGCTGCTACTACCATCTTGACACAATCAATATGTAATGGCTGTTGTTAAATGATGTATGAAATAGAGGTACCTCTAAGTAGACCTAAAACCATCCAGAAATGTCCCTCTGTTGTCTCCGAACATGTATAAAAGCTTCCTTTACAACATAGGTCTGTTCAATAGTTCAAGACAAACCATCTATAACACAGTtgaaatatcaaatcatttcagaAAATAAGATTGCAGTTGTGTCTTAGAAGTTGAGTAAGCGAGACCAACGTAGCAGACAGAAAAAAGCATACATACTGTGAAAAGGTTTGGTGCTGAAGCACATATCTCTTATTTTCTATTCTACTAAGACAACCTGTATGGCTGAAGGTCTAGAATGTTAAGATGTGTGATGGCTGAAGATCTAGAATGTTAAGATGTGTGATGGCTGAAGATCTAGAATGTTAAGATGTGTGATGCCTGAAGGTCTAGAATGTTAAGATGTATGATGGCTGAAGATCTAGAATGTTAAGATGTGTGATGGCTGAAGATCTAGAATGTTAAGATGTGTGATGCCTGAAGGTCTAGAATGTTAAGATGTGTGATAGCTGAAGATCTAGAATGTTAAGATGTGTGATGGCTGAAGCTCTAGAACGTTAAGATCTGTGATTCTGAAGATCTAGAATGTTAATATGTGTGATGGCTGAAGAGCTAGAATGTTAAGATGTGTGATGGCTGAAGAGCTAGAATGTTAAGATGTGTGATGGCTGAAGAGCTAGAATGTTAAGATGTGTGATGGCTGAAGAGCGAGAATGTTAAGATGTGTGATGGCTGAAGATCTAGAATGTTAAGATGTGTGATGGCTGAAGAGCTAGAATGTTAAGATGTGTGATGGCTGAAGAGATAGAATGTTAAGATGTGTGATGGCTGAAGAGCGAGAATGTTAAGATGTGTGATGGCTGAAGATCTAGAATGTTAAGATGTATGATGGCTGAAGATCTAGAATGTTAAGATGTGTGATGGTTGAAGATCTAGAATGTTAAGATGTGTGATGGCTGAAGATCTAGAATGTTAAGATGTGTGATGGCTGAAGAGAAAGAATGTTAAGATGTGTGATGGCTGAAGAGCTAGAATGTTAAGATGTGTGATGGCTGAAGAGATAGAATGTTAAGATGTGTGATAGCTGAAGATCTAGAATGTTAAGATGTGTGATGGCTGAAGATCTACTAGGATGTTAAGATGTGTGATGGCTGAAGAGCTAGAATGTTAAGATGTGTGATGGCTGAAGAGCTAGAATGTTAAGATGTGTGATGGCTGAAGAGCGAGAATGTTAAGATGTGTGATGGCTGAAGAGCTAGAATGTTAAGATGTGTGATGGCTGAAGAGATAGAATGTTAAGATGTGTGATGGCTGAAGAGCGAGAATGTTAAGATGTGTGATGGCTGAAGATCTAGAATGTTAAGATGTGTGATGGCTGAAGAGCTAGAATGTTAAGATGTGTGATGGCTGAAGAGATAGAATGTTAAGATGTGTGATGGCTGAAGAGCTAGAATGTTAAGATGTGTGATAGCTGAAGATCTAGAATGTTAAGATGTGTGATGGCTGAAGATCTACTAGGATGTTAAGATGTGTGATGGCTGAAGAGCGAGAATGTTAAGATGTGTGATGGCTGAAGAGCTAGAATGTTAAGATGTGTGATGGCTGAAGAGCGAGAATGTTAAGATGTGTGATGGCTGAAGATCTAGAACGTTAAGATCTGTGATTCTGAAGATCTAGAATGTTAAGATGTGTGATGGCTGAAGATCTAGAATGTTAAGATGTGTGATGGCTGAAGACATAGAATGTTAAGATGTGTGATGGCTGAAGACATAGAATGTTAAGATGTGTGATGGCTGAAGATCTAGAAAGTGAAGATGTTTAATGAAGCTTGTAGACTAGAGAGTTCTGTCTCGTTGGGAGGTTAGGTTGTGGGTCTGGTTAGGGGTCTCCCTGCCTGACCCTGGTGAAATGTGGCCTTTTGTGCATCTGAAAGAAGAATCATGAAGCCAGCcaaacaggcagggagggagggagggaataagaagaagaagaatgttCAAAGGTGGCCATTTTCTACTCAATCTATCTGGGATGAGCTGAAAACCAGAATGGAAATAATTCAGACATGAATCCCCCTTCTCTATCTTTCACATTATGTAACACCATATTCAGGTAAACAACTAATATTGTATAAGGATAAATATTAATACCAGTGCATACTAAGTTGTTTTTTGGTTTGATAATGATAATTACAATAGCCTACCAATCCAATTCAAATGTCTTTTGAACTGCATGGGGCTGACTGGTGGCAATTAGCTGGCAGGTGCACGAGCTCTGGATCAGTTAATCCCGCTCGTCCTATTGCTTATGGCCTCGTGCATATGAACAAAGCGCCATATTCATATAGAGTGTACACAATAACACGTCACCACTGATGCAACGCATTAACCCATTATTATAGGACACAACCGAGAAACAGGTGGCATTGCATTACATACAGTAGTCCAACTAACTAGACACGAATCTACAGAAAATAACTTGGTCACAAGATGTTTATTTAAAAACAATGTTTTTAAACGGTTGAATTAAATTCAAGTTAGTGGTAGAAAGGTGACGCCAGTGTCTGGGTGAAATAAGTTAATTGGATAACTACTCCATGAGAAGACCTGAATAGCTCGATGATTGTATTTGGTCCTTGGCAGGTTTCTTTCTATTTTTCTTCATGTAAGTTGGCATGTGCTTGTCCCCCTGGGGATCGCAGCTCTCCTATTATCCTCGTCTATCCCCGACACGTGCAGATACAAGAGCCTTGGCAGGACCTCACGCCGCCGAACCCCCAACTGGAGAATTCAATCTGAATCCCTTTAGAAATAAAAATCATCCCGGGCGGGATGGAtgatcacaacaacaacaacaaactcgAAGGAAAATCTCTTTAAATGCATATCTGGGTTGAGAGAAGATAGTTCTATAGAAACTTTCAAAAGAAAATGTTATAAACTGGTCCCACTCATACAAAGGCTTTACCTTTTCCTAACGGGATGAAATGTAATTTATCAGTGTAAATAGTGTAACAAGTTGAATATTTATTTTAATCTGCTTTCTACAATATATATACAGACAAAATAGGAAATTCTGAGATTGTTAATGTGGCCAAAGAAATCTGAAATATTTATCAGATTTTTTGGGTCACATTAACAATCTCAGAGTTTCCTATTTTGTCTGTTGAAAGTCCCCAAGTATGATGTATTCAACAGTGTTGATGGTCATGGGTGATGAGCTGCAATAAAACCTCAACTGATGGATGCAcctgctgtgctctctctctctctaaaaccgTTATCTTATTAATCACACCCCTTTGTTTCATGAACAGGCCACGCGAGAACACTAACTGCCCCGGTTACGATTTGTATTATTAAGACAATGATTGTTGTGTTCATGGGGCTTGCAATGCGCTTTATCAGTGTGATAATCAGCACGCTTTGAGTGCTCAACTCTCAGCAACGAAAACATTCGAAGAGTCCAAAAActgagaaatatatatatttttttaaagttatatttttatttgtaGAAAAATTATTCACACACTTTTCATGTAAATAGAATagaaatatatttatatacaaaatACATTATGACAGGCGAAACttgaataaataaaataaaaaaacgtcGTAGAAGGGTCCTCTCTAGCCTCTTCTTGGGATTGAGTCATTCTATTGAACAGGATTGCCGTTTTCAGGGGGTCAATCTCCATAATGTATGAAGCCAGCTCCTTGTCTTCTGACGGCCTTTCACTCTATTGTCAGAGCGGCGAAACTGAATTTTCACGCTCGTTTTTCTGCATTATCGCTCTACTAATTGTAAAATTGACTTTTCACCTCAGTCTACAAAAGCAAATCGGTCTTCTTTTTAATGATAATACTCTTGTAATAGAGGTTGAGGTTAAGATCTGTGAAGTGGACTTCTAGTAGGCGTCGTATGCGCTGGAAAAAGTGCAAATGTTTTGGAGGAATTACAAAACGTGTagaaaaacaatcataatcaacTTAGAAAAGTCGACCAAATTAAATTAATGTTCAATCCGAATGTAAAATAGAGAATGTAAAAATAGGAAAACAAACAAACTGTATAAAACACACCCACAGAGACATGGGTTAAGGCAAACAGTGAATAATATCATTCCTTTTTTTCCCTTTCAACAGACTAACTGAAGAATGCATTCAGTCATTATTCTGCTATCGCTCTATTGTAACAATCTCACAGTCTACAAAAGTTTGTGGTAAGGCTTTAGTTCAGTTAGTAGGACATGCCTGGTACAAAGTTGTGATAGCTGTACTGTAGAACATCAGTCTGGAAACATCCATAGTCATCATGGGTGGCTGGGCTGCTGGGGCTTGAAGTGCAATAagacggagaggaggaagaggaggacgcgCTGGAGCTCCAGGAGCACGCATCACTGCCCGGACTCGGGGCGTCAATCACGCACGGGCTGGGAAGCAAGAGAGATGCATCAGCCCGTGATTTGTTTTGGCGCTGTTCAATGTCCGCGATGCGTATGGTCTCGGAGAGCGCCCAGATGTAGTTGTGAGCGAAGCGCAGAGTCTCGATCTTGGTGAGTTTGCTGTCATCGGGGAACGCCGGTAGAACGGTCCGGAGGGTCTCCAAAGCGTCATTCAGGCTGTGCATTCTGTTTCTCTCGCGGTCGTTTGCCTTTACGCGCCGGTTCTTCTTGACCACGTGCACGGTGGCTTCATTCCTCGCTCTGCCTCTGCGTCTCTTCTTCTGTCCCATATCGGTAGCGCACGGGCCCTGGCTGTCGCTGGCCGGGGAGGCGGGCTTGCCGATCGAGGATGACGGGGAGGAAGCGTGCATACTGCTGCACGAGTCTTCGTCATCGTGCGTAAAGTAGTCGCAGCTCGAACTGTCCATGTCAGAGTAAACGGGCTCCATTGCGGTGCACATGGTGTTTTTCCTGCAGAAATAAGAGGAGAGGGAATTGGGTTAAACACTGTCAATGCAAGAGCGCATGGTCAAATTTGGAAAGCAGACCTAGTCAAGGCAATGGCGAAGGACTCTGGGAGCAGAACGAAACCCACCTTAGTAATCTGGTTGAAGAAGGTACAGTATCAGTTGTCTTTCAAGGAGCCAAAGTCCGAAAAGTAGTTTGTATGATGAGTACAAGGCACGCGTCTTTCTCTTGCGCTTGAATCAGCTCGTGTGAGCGAATGAGCCTGGCACACGACTGGCCTCAGATACCTTATATACCCTGGTCAAACAATGGTCGTACCCCTCTCGCGCTGGCATTTGTGTGAAGGATGGATGAATGGGGTGCATCAGGTCTGCCCCGTGCCGCACTGCCATCTCATTAGCATAATGTATGCCTGTTGTTTGTTCGAGCTCCGAAGCGTGCCTGTAATCACGACCGTCCAATGAGAGCAGGGGACCGCTGCCCAGCCACGCGAGCACTACTGTTGCTATCCATCCCTGGACCAAAGACCAAGCCCACTTTAAGTTAAACCTTTAAAGTTAAATGAAAGAAGAAAAGGAGCAAATGACAGAACGCTTAGCCCCGGAGGCAAGGTCACGCTCCAAAAATAAATGAGCCTATCTTCTGTCCAAGATTCGGTCTATATACCTATAAACCTGCATGAGTATCAGCTAAAATCGAACATATTAAAACAATAGGCATATCCACTACCATATTTGTCAAAAAATTGACAATTTCTTATACATCGAAATTAAATGGAAAATTAGATTTAGTAAATGTTGGAAAATGGGACTGTTTTCCAagttatcgaacaaaacacaaaAGTTGCTGTAGAAAAATTAGATAGACATAACAAGGATACCAAATATTTAGACAGTGTATTAAAAAAGTTTATACACAGAAAAACGAATTAAAGATAAGGAAATCCACCACGCCAACATGTAACACGCAATGTTGCACGCATGCACAAGCATTCGCATTTTAGAGCTATAGGCTATCTCGCCTATCTATCCTATCTCGCCTATCTATCCTATCTAGCCTATCTAGCATATCTAGCCTATCTATCCTATCTATCCTATCTCGCCTATCTATCCTATCTATCCTATCTAGCCTATCTATCCTATCTCACCTATCTCACCTATCTATCCTATCTATCCTATCTATCCTATCTATCCTATCTAGCCTATCTATCCTATCTAGCCTATCTATCCTATCTAGCCTATCTAGCATATCTAGCCTATCTATCCTATCTATCCTATCTCGCCTATCTATCCTATCTATCCTATCTAGCCTATCTATCCTATCTCACCTATCTCACCTATCTATCCTATCTATCCTATCTATCCTATCTTATCTAGCCTATCTATCCTATCTATCCTATCTATCCTATCTAGCCTATCTATCCTATCTCACCTATCTCACCTATCTATCCTATCTATCCTATCTATCCTATCTATCCTATATATCCTATCTATCCTATCTAGCCTATCTAGCCTATCTATCCTATCTATCCTATCTAGCCTATCTAGCCTATCTATCCTATCTATCCTATCTAGCCTATCTATCCTATCTATCCTATCTATCCTATCTATCCTATCTATCCTATCTATCCTATCTGGCATCTAAAGCAGGACAGGTTACTACATCTTCACAACTTTCTCCACAAATCCACAGTCAAACCCTGGATAATTAACATTCACAACATGAAGGGCGCAGCAGTAAAAACGTCTAGCGCATGCAAAGGGCAATTTTTAAAAGGGTTTTTAAAGACATCTTTATGAGACAGGCATACCAATATCCATTAATTATTCTATTTATTCCATGTCCAGGATCTCGCCTCTCCTTTGAAAAAGTGGATGGGGGCACTATTTAGAAATAGTTTGGCCAGGGACCTGCAGTGCCTTTCTGCTGGCGGTATAATGAGGGTAGAGGGACAGTCATTTATAAATAATTACACAATGTTTAGAGTCTTCGGCCATGTATAATATATCAAAGCGATTATAAGGTGAATTGTTCCATTGTACGCGTCTCCCCTCACTTCTTTTCACGCCTTATACGCGTTGTCCCTCGTCCAAATTCGGGCTCCTCTGGGCTTTTGTCACACTTTTTTTCAGCCTGAGCCACTCTATTGGCGTTATTCTTATTCAAATAGTCTCAGCAGGAGCAAAACACAGCCCGTTTCTGAGGCATGTTCCCCGGTTCCATATCTCATCATTTCGTTGTATTTACCTGCCCATCTGCTTAATATCTGCTGGACTAAATTGGTGCACGTCAACGTCATATATTTGACTTATTTCGATAGGCCAGACTATATGATAATTATTTCGATTTAGTAGAAGGCTGAAGTTGTGACACACTGACTATTGATGATGTTGCCACACGCCGGAGGTTGGTTTATGAGGTAAATAAAATGTTAAACCCTTACAGACCAATCCTGTGCTCGGAAGTGCCAAACGACAGGGATTGGGATCGATTTTATTATTACAACACCAAACTGTCAGTAATAACATCAAAGAGGAGGAGCAGCTTGAAGGAGTATTCTGGTTTTAGTTAGGACATTAGTAGGTGGTCATACGTTATTGCTCTTATAAAGTGATAAAAGATAACATTTTTACAATATGACTTAGTTGGTTTGCACTAGAAGCGTGAGCCTGCATGGAGACCAGGCTTGTATTGCGGTTAGGACAAATCGGCCGGGGGTGTAGAGAAAGCAGAGTTTTCTGCCCACACTTGAGAGAGGTTGCCTGGGTGATGCTGTGACAGGATTAGCCACAAGTGCACGAGATGTGATTACATTTCAATAGCAGAAACACGTGAGAAAATAAAACAACCGAATTAACCAAAGTAGGGTCTCAAGCCGAAACAAATGACAACGAAAAACTTATTCAATTgagaaaataaaaacaattcaaTTGTATTATTAGACCACCGCTGTGATCAATTTGTTGTATtattcgatttgatttgaaatattaTAGCATTAATTATGTTGAATCAGTGTTGATTTATTTAATGAGTAGGCTGTAATATCACGTTTGCACGGTAGGTGCTAAACTCGTAGTTAGGAATAAATACATTCCTTGTGCAAGGTGTTATACTGGTGAGGTCATAATACCTCCTCTATTGACACCAGAGCAAAGGAAGTGTGGGGGGATAGACTCTCTCTATTCTCTAGTGGAATATTCCTCCATTTATTTTATATCTATTTATACAACCTGAATTAAAATTAAATTTAGTATTTTTGCAAAAGCATTAATCCCCGGGTATTAACGCGATTACTGTCTGCAAAAGATCTTTGAGTCAGAAAGTCTGAACGGAGTTTTCAGATGTTAATCCGTTGTTTAATCCCTTCCCTTGTCGTTCAGGCAGCAGCCCAGGCCAGCAGAGCTTTTTTTCTCCTTGTTAAAAACTCACGCAGGGCAGAATAGGGCCATTACTTTTATCAATGGTAATTCATTCCTTACTCCAGTGCTTCAATTGTACCCAGACACTACTCTCCACATCTCAAAGATCCCCTTCATCTTTTAAAAGGCATAagccagaaagagagaaaaataaaataacGTTCCCTTTGCTTTTACAACCGCGATGGAAACAAATGTATTTGTTGTAACTTCGGATTCACGGTTTCTTGGGCAGTTCGGTTCCGTTTTATTCCCACTGTGTTCATTTCTAAAGAAACTAAATACGTTTAATATTCTCCTGGGGAAAACCACAGCTTCCATGCCCTTCTTTCCAAAAAATCAGGCAGGATAATGCCCCTAACCTTAAAATGAATGACATCTTCCATGCAACATATCTGGAGAACAATTATGTTAGAATAAACTCTAGatcatgtttgtttttttcaggTCATGTGTTGATTGGTGCACATCACAAATTAACACATCATTAGTTGACTTTGATTGGCCAATTAGTCAGATTGCCTTATTTTATGATACAACAAGGTAGTGTGTCCTTCATCACTACTCTGTTATAAATAAATAGGTGTTTAATTCTGTTTTTGGTGATTCTCCTTCTCCCACATAATCTATTCTGTTGTAGGTTATGCTACTTCGCCAACACAATCATTCAAACGTTACATTTAAtagttgtttttttgtgtgtacaTTTTCCATAATTAGAGTGAAAAACAATTTATGCAAATGAAATGTTGTTTCAAtaaatatttattttgtattaGTCTATAtgacatcatatataactacttCCAAAGCAAGTATGCTGAACACGTAAACGGGGCATGCTGTCTGTGGATGGATGTTATTGTTTGCCTACGGGTAGCCTATGTATATGCACCCACCGTCCTCTATTTAACCGTAAACCTGCTTGTTTGTGTGTTGCGAGAGAGTCAGCTATCCCTCAATTATGCTTCTATCTGTGATACCCGTCTGTTTTGATTTGGTAACATCTTAGCTCAATTAGATTTCCAAACAGGTGct
This window of the Oncorhynchus keta strain PuntledgeMale-10-30-2019 chromosome 4, Oket_V2, whole genome shotgun sequence genome carries:
- the neurog1 gene encoding neurogenin-1 translates to MCTAMEPVYSDMDSSSCDYFTHDDEDSCSSMHASSPSSSIGKPASPASDSQGPCATDMGQKKRRRGRARNEATVHVVKKNRRVKANDRERNRMHSLNDALETLRTVLPAFPDDSKLTKIETLRFAHNYIWALSETIRIADIEQRQNKSRADASLLLPSPCVIDAPSPGSDACSWSSSASSSSSSPSYCTSSPSSPATHDDYGCFQTDVLQYSYHNFVPGMSY